One stretch of Armatimonadota bacterium DNA includes these proteins:
- the dnaN gene encoding DNA polymerase III subunit beta, protein MVAATEIGNTLNATLPCRDLYEAVQTVAHAVSDRTTIAILSHILIESEEGALRLIGYDGEALSMSCRVAASVSRQGMLTAPAKTLVGVLSNLTENRDVDISSDVGSTVQIHCERSTTKVLGRSPADFVRPPDLRNDAVCTVPQVLLREMIRQTAFAVSGDETRRTLNGVLMSFDGETLRMVATDTHRLALRTTEVGSGAVVRDAIVPARTIKELGRLLTDAAGDVTITLSGNQVRFDLPGETETQIGSTLIEGQFPNYNRVIPGQYNKRVTMNTSALTQALRRAQVVARENAGRVMMTVGQDTVELSAESAIVGSSLEELEASSDGDEMVLAFNAGYLLEALAVMETDKVHIDLTEPLKPAVVRPATEEPESATDRFLYVLMPMQLV, encoded by the coding sequence ATGGTCGCTGCAACCGAGATTGGGAATACCTTGAACGCCACCCTGCCCTGCAGGGATCTCTACGAGGCGGTGCAGACGGTGGCTCACGCCGTGAGCGACCGTACCACCATCGCTATACTCTCTCACATACTGATCGAGTCCGAGGAGGGCGCCCTGCGACTGATCGGATACGATGGCGAAGCATTGAGCATGAGCTGCCGCGTGGCCGCCAGCGTTTCGCGGCAGGGAATGCTGACGGCGCCGGCAAAAACACTGGTCGGCGTTCTGAGCAATCTGACCGAAAACCGCGACGTGGATATCTCCAGCGACGTCGGTTCCACCGTGCAGATTCACTGCGAGCGCTCCACAACGAAGGTTTTGGGCCGTTCTCCCGCCGATTTTGTACGCCCGCCGGACTTGCGAAACGACGCTGTGTGCACCGTGCCGCAAGTTTTGCTGCGCGAGATGATCCGCCAAACGGCGTTCGCCGTCTCGGGAGATGAAACGCGCCGGACACTCAACGGCGTGTTGATGTCGTTTGACGGCGAGACGCTGCGGATGGTGGCTACCGATACGCATCGGCTGGCGCTGCGAACCACCGAGGTCGGGAGTGGGGCCGTGGTGCGAGACGCCATTGTGCCGGCCCGCACTATCAAGGAGCTTGGCCGCCTCCTTACCGATGCTGCCGGCGACGTGACGATAACCCTTTCGGGGAACCAGGTGCGGTTTGACCTGCCGGGTGAGACCGAGACACAGATCGGCTCGACGCTCATCGAAGGCCAGTTCCCAAACTACAACCGGGTTATTCCCGGCCAGTACAACAAACGCGTGACCATGAACACCTCGGCGCTGACCCAAGCGCTGCGCCGCGCGCAGGTTGTAGCCCGTGAGAATGCCGGACGCGTGATGATGACGGTCGGACAGGATACCGTAGAACTGAGTGCCGAGAGCGCGATTGTAGGGTCATCGCTGGAGGAGCTTGAGGCTTCGAGCGACGGCGACGAGATGGTGCTGGCGTTCAACGCCGGTTATCTGCTGGAAGCGCTGGCGGTGATGGAGACCGACAAGGTCCACATCGATCTTACCGAGCCGCTCAAGCCGGCTGTGGTGCGGCCAGCTACCGAGGAGCCCGAATCGGCGACGGACCGGTTTCTGTACGTCCTGATGCCGATGCAGCTGGTGTGA